The DNA sequence acctttctttcccattctaacattcagtttggagttcaggagattgtcttgaccaggaccacacccctaaatgcattgaagcaactgccatgtgattggatgattagataattgcattaatgagaaattgaacaggtgttcctaacaatcctttaggtaagtgtatcTAGTTAATGGACAACTGACCGTGGTttggttttaaagggatagttcacccaaaaattaaaattctgtcatcatttactcactctcacgTTGTTACACACCTGTATAAATGTCCGATCAGATGCCTGATTGACTTCCAAAGAATCATTTTTTCTTACTAtgtatggaagtaaatgggaagTTTGgatacaaacattcctcaaaatttgttcatcagaacaaagacatttatacaggtttgtaacaacacgagagtgagtaaatgatgacagaaatgtgattattgggtgaactatccctttaatgttgaAAAATGCCACTTTTATACCCCTGATCAATTTCCTTAATTCTTTAAAtaataagaaacatttatatcTCTGTTCTTTACCATTCTCTGTGAGACAAATCAGGTGCACTTAATATTTTTCAGCTTTTGATTCTTACATTTGCAGTGGCAAGACCCTCAACCACTTCTAGTCGTTCCATAACGCTTTGCATGTCCTCTCTGAGCTGTCGTAACGCTAGAATGATCTGCTGCTGCACCTGGATGTCCTGTAACCTGTCAGGCCCACCCTCAGGATCTTCTCCACCCCCTCCCCCTGAACCAAACCCTGAGCCTGGCCGTTCTGCCCATCTAGGATGGCGGCGAGCCATATAAcctgaaacaaaacacaaatggATACATAAAAAGATAAACAAATACTGAAAAATACAGACTTCATGTTTAAATGTGGGACAACATCTGCTGCAAAAATGTGATGATAAAGGTACTTTGAGTGATTCTTGTTTCAGAACATTTTTCTCCACAAATGAGTATTTATCATCACTGACATCAAGCAAgatgaaaaaatacatttttgttcactTGAATGAGTGATGCCTGGTGGTAGCATTACACTTCAACCACTTCCAAGGTCAATTCTGAAAGCACATCACTAACACACTTGTCAGTTTGCAAGCCACAGTACTTTAGTGTTCACCCTTAAATGAAATATTGCTTCTTGTGTCATTTTCATCTGTAGGgaactttggataaaagtgtctactgaaaataaacatgtaaatgtaacataGTAATCACTGTTAGGTGTTCCAAAACTCCAAACCTAAGAGACAactttaaagggttagttcaccccaaaataacaACCtcatcataaatcacttacccctGTGATGTTCTAGACCACAAAGTCCCTTAATTGTCTCCAGAAGACATCCTTAGATATCCTTGATGAAAACCAAGAGGCCCGCGACTGTCCCATAGACCGCAGCCCGAACTTCACAATTCCTTTCCCAgacaagaataaaaaaaaaggtCAATTTTCCATCaatagtttaataataatatttgatattatattaaaatgaacTGTAACatattattagggctgtcacgattgtGAAATTTGGCTGACCGTTAATTGTGTAATAAATTGTGaggattatgacgattaatttacacattgttgtaattatttaaattaaatcttttgcaaggtttacctggcagtaaatatacACAACAcgtaaaagtaattatttaataaatatatccTTCAAAAACTGGAAATTctttataagaaataaacaaaataatgtgtctgaaaaataactgaaaataaaaatgcaatcaaaataaactgactatacaagaacaggccttaaatagtagttaatcctactaaggtcatattagtattggaccacatgtctgtagtggctgcaaaaaaatgaactccttacagatccttaagaatagcatgCTTCTTTTCCCTAAATTTGGGatattggaaatgtatgttttcccggcagttcatactgcttgTCAAAGTTTTACAGCATTGGCTTTTCAATTTATCACTTTACACTTTCAGctaaggagcgccatctgatactATTTCGTTTATACAGGccctgcagctcccccttgtgtttttagagagatgtgcaatcattgcggtgatctgaaatcattgcgatgaggtcaaactaTCACGATGAAACACTTATTTAATCATTGCGACAGCCCTACATATTATTATGACTTATTTTAACTTATCTTAACACAATATTATGTCCagttaacacatctctgtgttatttttggtgttgttttaacacatcttgtgttgtcccttttatttatttgaactcaaaatcaacatgaaatgacacatagtgtgttaaataggataacacaaaacaatgtgttaaaaggAACAGATTCTTTCTTAGaatgtatatttttaacaaTAATTTCTTTTTGGTGATGcctttcattcttttctggAAAACGAATTATAAAAATCAAACTGCAGTCTATGGGACAGCCACAAGCCCCTCAGCCCTCaccaaaaatatccaaaaatgtgTTCCGAAGACAATCAAAGGACCCGGCGGTCCAGAACGACACCGGGACAAATAATCCACGATGAAACCGTCAACTTGGGGCGAACAAACCCCATATGTCCCATATGTTTGAAATGTTGCTGTTTATTAGGACAGTGTGAGCTGGCATTAGAAATGCAATCTTGTGATGATTAATCCTTCATGCTCCATTACTAAGTGCGCACATAGTCACAATGGTGATTTTGAAGATTTTATAGCCTATGGTGGACATTGTAAGCTGCAAAGACAAATACAGTtaatatttcaaattggttGTACATTTTATTGTAGCATTTAAGCTTATTTTAATGACACACACATTTCCAGTGAATCAAACTCATGACACTATTAACCAGTTAAAAGTACATACCTGAGGATTCCCTCCAGCCTTGCTGCATCCCCTCTCTTCCTGTGTTCCTTCTTCTCACGGGTGGACCATGCCTATCGTCTGCCCCTTCACCGCCATGTCCAGCACCCATCTGAGTGACCTGAAGGACAGGGGTGTGGAGATGCTCTTGGATTTCAGACGTCTTAGTATATGCATGCCCATTTTGTAGACCATCAGACATTGCTGAAAgctgtaaaaacacaaaaaacaaaaagttaccAAACACTGGAGGTCAATTTAACTGTACCAAACATTGTAGCAGAGACTATAAAtgagatttaaaataaatctgcaCTTTTGGTCAGTAAATCAGTTCAAGTATGTACCTTAACAGCATCCAGCTGTTCCAGTGAATCACAGAAGACTTCACTTTCTGAATCACTTGTTGGTCCCTGACCCTCAGATAGAACAAGATCTGTATACATATATAGTGATTAAAGGGAGGAGATGCAGTGAAATATTGGCACAACTAACACATCTTTCACCTACATTTGTAAAGAAAAACTCACTCTCCCATTCCTCATGAAAATAatgggtttttttttctttttgttgacTGATGCAAAGTTAATACTGCCTCATCATAACTGCAAAAGTGATTATGAGCTTGATAAAATCTTTGACGTGGTACACGCCTATTCATTTTTTATCTATTGTTGGTTGTAATCTGCTTGTtcgtaaataaataaaaataacatgaagGCAGATATGTCAAATAAACTAAATGCTAAATTGGTGGGGGGTTAAACGTTCGGAACGTTTGTTCCTTAAAAAATTCCCCCAATGCAACCAAAAGCCAGTGATGCTCCCTATGTTCTCATTAGGGCTgggccgataccactttttcatgTTTGATACCGATCTCGATACCACAACTTTGAGTATCTGTCGATACCGATAACGATCCAATACCATCTCTATCGCCATTTTAATCAATTAAGCTGCATATTTGTTAGCCGTACAAAAAGCTTAAACAGTGCTACGGAACTCAAACATATTACTGTGCAATAAATGACTGTGCAAATTCAAGACTCAATGAAACATTGTGCAATACTGctgcttcatttttatttaaatgtttcaaacagactagaggcaacatttttagttagtcaccaaaacaattcaaaatgttaaggTGTAACTTTGGACAATTTAAAGTGCAACTTTGTGCAAAATCATGTTGCTCAGCAAGTCGCGCTTTACCCCAAGTTGCCATGACAAGGTCTGTGTTGGTATTGGATCGGATTGTACTCCCCGGCCTCTTCGATATTCGATCCAGCCATTTTCGCAAATATCGGACTAATATTGATACAAAATATCGTATCGGCCCACCCCTAGTTCTCATACAGgaaatcatgtgaccttttctgaagctctcCAACCAAAATCGCGCAATGcaactcaataaacttcatgaaatgcggcagaacttttataaaggcaaaggtttgttttagttttaatataaacacatatCGGCAGAcaggtttttattttacaggtatattttaatataatattactCTTAATTAATGCACGGATATGTAAAAGAATAATGAAAGTGTTTTTCATAATatactttaaaggcggggtgcatgatttttgaaaaacactttggaaaagggattCGGGCCGagaaccaaaacacacttgtagccaatcagcagtatgGGGCGTGTCTTCTAAACGAAATCaatgcctgggttgcgtatatgtgaggcgggtctatcaaaagaaggtccctAAAAACTCATCTTGGGTGGGGAAGCATTGTctattgacgagataactcaatggcagggaaagagttaaacagtaAGCTACCTGCAGTTAAGACACAAGGTGacgtgttggagacccctggtataGATAATCCTACTACCTGTGTTATTCAATTGAGGATCACTGTCAGGGACTGCGTCCTGCTGTTGAAGATCCAGTTCTTCTGTTGGGCCTTTCACTTCAAGTTCAGGCGAACCATCAATTGGTTCCTTgcctttaacaaaaaaatgtattttactccATAATTTATTgcttacaaacaaacacaaatacatcAATTACATCAACGCACCTGATGTTATAGTTAGAAGTGCTTCTGGAGGCCTGGGCATATCATGAATAACATGATAGAGAGGTTCAAAATAGTGAAAAAAGGATGCCGTCTTCTCATTTATCTGCATGGTATCTATTACCTGTAAGTAACAGCCATGTAATAGTAAAAAATTAGTTGTTTAACTTCTCTGTGAACACAAACAATGATTTCCAAGTGCAAAATGACTGGGTGAAGATTTTTCAGTGATTTCTTCTCTGTACAGTACCTCTTGTGCGACTTTCTTCATTTCATCAACATAAGCACCCATGGCAGTTTCTTGGTTCATATCTCCTAACTGATTCCAAGCATCCCTGACACAAAACCAGAAAACATACCATAAATATTTCTATTTTAGCCACATCACAATTTTAAAAGttcaaatattattataaatataatatatatcatggtttataatattattattaaacgaCTGATGGAACATGGACCTTTTTGGTGATGTCTTTGGGACAGACAAAAGCCTCccggttttcatcaaaaatatctaaaaatgtgttctgaagacaaTCAGAGCACTTGGTGGTTTAGAACGACACaggggtaagtgatttatgataaaattgtcattttggagtgaactatcccttaaagtCTCTGAAAGTTACCCAGAGGATCCCATATGAAAAATACTGTAGCATGCATTCATTGTTGTAAACTAGATAATACTTACCATACCCCTTaccatattaaatatttaagtatattacagtatttactacagtGTATCAACACACTATACTCAATAGCCTACTACAGATGTATGCAAACAAAATGTACAAACATAGGGTTACTACAGTAtggtttactacagtttactttACTAAATGAACTGAAGTACTAAAGTATTTTTATGTGTGTCAATGTAGTATAATTATACACATTATGGATCTATTATGTTGTGCAAACAGAATGAAAACCCCTAACCATTTGTAACGTCCCACAGGGTCCCAGAAGCCGGGGCGTGACACTGTACATGGACCACAGACTGCCTGTTTGTATAGGCCATAAAACCGAAGCATCACTTCATAAGAGGGTCTGTAGGAACCTGTGCAAGCacagttaaacatttaacataGGTCTCACGTGTTGCTgtaattttttaatgtatatgCAAATAATGCAAATCATCAGTTTGGAAATGTGAacaatttatttctttaaatgtattatatttgtacatttacagaaatCAGCTGATTGCAATGACAAGCTATGAAGTTTTTGACACATCATCGTCATTTAAATATGAGTGTTGATGTTATTCaataattatgtcatttttgttgATTGTGAGCAAGGCTACCATTTTTGGGTAGGCTATGAATGACGTCGACAGCCGCCTGAAAGCGTCTTCGACACTCCTCGGTCTCTGACATTGTAAGAGTTGGCATATCATATGGTCTTTATTATGGTTTCCACACTCCTGCGGCCGAAAGTCCATTAACTGAACAACCTGTAAATTATATTGACTGGTGACAAACGTGTCATTCTAACTTACTTTCTATACAATGTTCTGTACTGTGCAAGCTTGGGAACAAAACTGTACTCTCAGTTTAACACTCATACGATTTAAAAGACATGTTTTGCAGTATATTATAAAAACGTCGCACAGGTGGCTGGCTTATCTGATATCAGGTTATTCGCCAGGAGGTCAAGCACTCCAACTCACCTGTACCGAGTTCCCGTTGGCACAACACCCGATCACTACCATATGACTGTAATACAAACAAAACCACGTGCACTGAAAACACAATATATTAAAAGCAGAGTAAGCTGTCCTTGTAAAAAGAGTTTAAAAACTGTTTGCCAAACGGGATCTTTCGCCGCTTGGAATTTCTGCTAGGAGTTCACTTCCTGGATCAGTCAGGTGATGCAGTATTCACGGCGATATTGGTCAAAGAGCTCTGCTCTAAAACGAGTGccataggcttgttcgacttcatgcagcacCGCAATAACAGACAAGCGTGACGTCAAGGTGCCGCGAGAGCGATGCGAGAAATCATACCTAGAATTGTAATTTCGAgtactctcgcggtactttgacgtcatcctcTTGTCACTTCTGGCAGGGTtgtatgaagtcgaacaagcctaatgtCAACATTTGACGTCATATTACCCTTAAAGTAATGCTTATTTAGCTGATGTaaaaaacttaaacatttacttACTTAGACCCTCCCCTTATTATAGCTTAATAAGGCACTAAATTAGGGTATTCACGTgtagaagtgtacttttaaaagtgcaaaagccacacaATACTACAGAGTAATACTTATataatcttttttattttgatgttttaagccttaaataaaaaagtttgtgccgcttttaaatagttaaacatctttaaagataatttttttgtgaataaattcataaacttattttaatcttaaatcttaaataaacttattttaatcTTAATCGTTTAGACCCTGATGAGAATTAATTcgttattaataaaataaataaaccataTGAAATGAGAGTGATATGCATGCATTACTACAGTAATTAAAAACCTGAGAGGAAAtgaatatgatgatgatgatgagctGAGCTGGACGTTGAGCCATGGATGTTGAAATAAGACGAGATGAGATCTTAAAATAcaagtgtttgtgtttataataatgCACTGATATTAACTTCATATGTAAAGTATCCTACCCCGCTACTAGATTACATGTCATACTATATTGAAAATGACTGCTTAATAAGAAACATAATCCTCTAATGAAACATACAGAAATGCTAAGATACAACAAAAGGATAAATATAATCATCATAAAAGTAACCACTGTAACATAGTTTTTTAGTAAGACTTATGTGGATTCAGACTTGATTCTTAAAGGgcaatttttttgttataaacaaatatatatttattgattTGCACATAATCTAAATAGCTTTTTGACAGTAATCTTTTGTAGTAAATcttctgtagtaaaaccatggttacaaCAAAATAAccggttttgacaaccatggtttacaaaaaccatagttaaaccatggttagtgtagtaaaaccatagttttgctgatagtaatcaatacaccaaaaaaacatggttacacttttaccacaataaaaccttggttcattttt is a window from the Misgurnus anguillicaudatus chromosome 4, ASM2758022v2, whole genome shotgun sequence genome containing:
- the acbd4 gene encoding acyl-CoA-binding domain-containing protein 4 isoform X1, whose product is MPTLTMSETEECRRRFQAAVDVIHSLPKNGSYRPSYEVMLRFYGLYKQAVCGPCTVSRPGFWDPVGRYKWDAWNQLGDMNQETAMGAYVDEMKKVAQEVIDTMQINEKTASFFHYFEPLYHVIHDMPRPPEALLTITSGKEPIDGSPELEVKGPTEELDLQQQDAVPDSDPQLNNTDLVLSEGQGPTSDSESEVFCDSLEQLDAVKLSAMSDGLQNGHAYTKTSEIQEHLHTPVLQVTQMGAGHGGEGADDRHGPPVRRRNTGREGMQQGWRESSGYMARRHPRWAERPGSGFGSGGGGGEDPEGGPDRLQDIQVQQQIILALRQLREDMQSVMERLEVVEGLATANAQNSQWRSHLQLSVPEEKWWPFDISGRTLLLLLVWPFVTQALVFLIRRRKRKLHVCI
- the acbd4 gene encoding acyl-CoA-binding domain-containing protein 4 isoform X2, with the translated sequence MLRFYGLYKQAVCGPCTVSRPGFWDPVGRYKWDAWNQLGDMNQETAMGAYVDEMKKVAQEVIDTMQINEKTASFFHYFEPLYHVIHDMPRPPEALLTITSGKEPIDGSPELEVKGPTEELDLQQQDAVPDSDPQLNNTDLVLSEGQGPTSDSESEVFCDSLEQLDAVKLSAMSDGLQNGHAYTKTSEIQEHLHTPVLQVTQMGAGHGGEGADDRHGPPVRRRNTGREGMQQGWRESSGYMARRHPRWAERPGSGFGSGGGGGEDPEGGPDRLQDIQVQQQIILALRQLREDMQSVMERLEVVEGLATANAQNSQWRSHLQLSVPEEKWWPFDISGRTLLLLLVWPFVTQALVFLIRRRKRKLHVCI